One Coleofasciculus sp. FACHB-1120 DNA window includes the following coding sequences:
- a CDS encoding prephenate/arogenate dehydrogenase, whose translation MNIGIVGLGLIGGSLGLDLRAAGYQVLGIARREQTCVDAIARGVVDDASVDLALLASADVVFVCTPIRAIAPTVQQLIPHLSANAIITDVGSVKKPVVEALEPIWTNFVGGHPMAGTAESGLEAAQTQLFAGKAYVLTPVKTTPPAAVNIVEEIARSLKAKIYQCRPEDHDRAVAWISHLPVMVSAGLINACINETDPAVLELAQQLASSGFRDTSRVGGGNPELGVMMARYNREELLRSLQQYRHSLDQIISQIEQEDWNSLQEKLSINQQTRPKFLNPE comes from the coding sequence ATGAATATTGGGATTGTAGGGTTGGGGCTAATTGGCGGCTCGCTGGGTTTGGACTTACGAGCGGCTGGCTATCAGGTTTTAGGAATCGCGCGTCGAGAACAAACGTGTGTTGATGCGATCGCGCGTGGGGTTGTGGATGATGCAAGTGTGGATCTGGCACTCTTAGCATCTGCCGATGTGGTATTCGTGTGTACGCCCATTCGTGCGATCGCACCAACTGTACAGCAGCTCATTCCCCATTTGTCTGCCAACGCCATCATCACAGATGTGGGTTCGGTCAAGAAGCCGGTGGTGGAAGCGCTAGAACCGATTTGGACGAACTTTGTGGGGGGGCACCCGATGGCTGGGACGGCAGAAAGTGGTTTAGAAGCCGCTCAAACTCAGCTATTTGCCGGGAAAGCTTATGTGCTGACGCCGGTGAAAACAACGCCCCCCGCAGCCGTGAATATTGTCGAGGAAATCGCGCGATCGCTCAAAGCTAAAATCTATCAGTGCCGTCCAGAAGACCACGATCGCGCGGTAGCTTGGATTTCTCACTTGCCGGTAATGGTCAGTGCTGGTTTAATTAATGCCTGCATCAACGAAACCGATCCAGCCGTTCTAGAGTTAGCGCAACAATTAGCGAGTTCTGGCTTTCGGGATACCAGTCGCGTTGGCGGAGGCAATCCAGAATTAGGTGTGATGATGGCGCGGTACAATCGCGAGGAATTACTGCGAAGCCTTCAACAATATCGCCACAGCCTCGATCAAATTATTTCTCAAATTGAGCAAGAAGACTGGAACTCATTGCAGGAAAAACTTTCCATCAACCAGCAGACACGACCGAAGTTTTTGAATCCAGAATAG
- a CDS encoding pentapeptide repeat-containing protein — MNVDELIVRYAAGARNFAAIDLSEANLSGINLSGANLTGANLSVANLSGANLEAANLTQAKLNVARLSGANLSNAILNQANFNVANLIRADMGGAQLIQAVLIRAELIRADLSGCNLKSANLSGADLREATLREANLSRASLNEANLRGAFLTGANLEQANLNGTDLSRTDLSGANFRETELRQANLSRANLSGADLSGANLRWADLSGANLRWADLSGAKLSGANLIGADLSNANLLNASLVHADLTQARLIKADWIGADLTGAILTGAKLYAVSRFGLKTEGVTCEWVDLSPDGDRSEIFRLTTEESKKFFNETLPTVRIIVDAPLDLEANLALATTYHHLSKHYPGIVHPPSLEVSARKTILTFRIDSNDQLFPLAYVAIFPFNDAVATQRNISALVNLLQSQNQSSLGHKDAQRIRQLTAALTKTINQVGSLDIFKMVPELKRNLNFFQAPTQTVLNNSTDQTLNVYHHPVFGKRFMNQSQSNSSGLPKNNSVEAQGSILPPVGTLIEFVKEFDYLEKLQQS, encoded by the coding sequence ATGAATGTCGATGAACTGATAGTAAGATATGCAGCCGGTGCGCGAAACTTCGCGGCAATTGACCTGAGTGAGGCAAACTTGAGTGGCATCAACCTCAGCGGCGCTAATTTGACAGGTGCTAATTTAAGCGTGGCAAATCTCAGCGGTGCCAATCTCGAAGCCGCTAACTTGACTCAAGCCAAACTGAATGTCGCTAGGCTCAGTGGAGCCAATCTTAGCAATGCCATCTTAAACCAGGCAAACTTCAACGTTGCTAACCTGATTCGAGCGGATATGGGGGGAGCGCAGCTCATCCAAGCCGTCTTAATTCGAGCCGAGCTAATTCGCGCGGATCTAAGTGGGTGCAATCTCAAATCAGCGAACCTCAGCGGTGCCGATTTGCGTGAAGCAACCCTCAGAGAAGCCAATCTCAGTCGCGCCAGTTTGAATGAAGCCAACCTCCGGGGTGCCTTTTTGACGGGAGCCAACTTGGAGCAGGCAAACTTAAATGGCACTGACTTAAGCCGCACCGATTTGAGCGGTGCTAATTTCCGAGAGACAGAACTCAGGCAAGCCAATCTCAGCCGTGCCAATCTCAGTGGGGCAGACCTAAGCGGTGCAAATCTGCGTTGGGCAGACTTAAGCGGCGCAAATCTGCGTTGGGCAGATTTAAGCGGCGCAAAATTAAGCGGAGCTAACTTAATCGGCGCAGACCTTAGCAATGCCAATTTACTCAATGCCAGCTTAGTTCACGCCGATCTCACCCAGGCTCGATTGATTAAAGCCGATTGGATTGGAGCTGACTTGACTGGGGCGATTTTAACCGGGGCAAAACTGTATGCAGTCTCCCGTTTCGGTCTGAAAACTGAAGGAGTAACCTGCGAGTGGGTTGACTTGAGTCCAGATGGCGATCGCAGTGAAATTTTTCGTCTCACCACTGAAGAATCAAAAAAGTTCTTCAACGAAACGCTGCCAACTGTCCGAATTATCGTGGACGCACCGTTAGATTTAGAGGCAAATTTAGCGCTAGCCACTACTTATCATCACCTCTCCAAGCATTATCCGGGGATCGTCCATCCTCCCAGTTTGGAAGTCAGCGCTCGAAAAACCATTCTCACTTTCAGAATTGATAGCAACGATCAATTATTTCCCCTTGCTTACGTCGCTATTTTTCCCTTCAACGATGCAGTAGCAACTCAGAGAAATATCAGCGCCCTAGTTAACTTACTTCAATCTCAAAATCAATCATCACTAGGGCATAAAGATGCTCAGCGAATTAGGCAACTAACTGCCGCCCTTACTAAAACTATCAATCAAGTCGGCAGTCTTGATATTTTCAAAATGGTTCCTGAATTGAAAAGAAATTTAAACTTTTTCCAGGCTCCAACCCAGACAGTGTTAAATAATTCTACAGATCAAACCTTGAATGTTTATCATCACCCAGTTTTTGGTAAGCGATTTATGAATCAAAGTCAATCTAATTCCAGCGGTTTGCCGAAAAACAACTCGGTGGAAGCGCAAGGCTCGATTCTCCCTCCCGTAGGTACATTGATCGAATTTGTCAAGGAATTTGATTATTTAGAAAAATTACAGCAAAGTTGA
- a CDS encoding ATP-dependent DNA helicase produces the protein MIEVEVHSSLRAFLREQENRSWPHHLTMARLVARALRLGRSALIQTGISSHGTGKYRLSYLAPALLWRKPVILVAPESVQQSLLEVEIPQMRQWMGTEKAILTGDAWPDADFQGLLLISPEVWLADRLKGLGGIPFGIPTIFDGADDLEEWARDQLTAGLQPSDWDDLMLAFPRKIKAIRDARVQLTKAVFQHPANPYECCLISPAEQDILRQLYAILGNVIGVEGRENLVETRMVPSGEGGSGRGGEFTFSPNLPPAWRIFWHRLQAEDQLMWAEIARSQGQFSLYCGPVEVATALAKIWHHEPVVLIGAALDLETEAIAYRQRVGLGNLTCLKFSPDRQNELIQLYLPDRLPMPNTPQFQGVLIQEVQKLVETMDWSLAENPNIQRLAVILVEDTPLKAQVASVMAAEFGSRVQVEKTSLSNNGILVTGWEFWRHHQEVLPAPQLLVMATLPIPSLENPLVAGRVAHYKEQRKDWFRLYLLPVALSELQRAIAPVRECRGVVALLDGRVNNRSYGSQVLEALSPLARINYLDSNWFTSDR, from the coding sequence GTGATAGAGGTAGAAGTTCATTCCTCACTACGTGCATTCCTTCGGGAGCAGGAGAATCGTTCTTGGCCTCATCATCTGACAATGGCGAGGCTAGTGGCGCGGGCTTTACGATTGGGGCGTTCTGCCCTGATTCAAACGGGGATTTCTTCGCACGGTACGGGGAAGTATCGCCTGAGTTACTTAGCGCCAGCACTGCTATGGAGGAAACCCGTCATCCTGGTGGCTCCGGAATCAGTGCAGCAAAGCTTGTTAGAGGTGGAAATTCCCCAGATGCGACAGTGGATGGGAACGGAAAAAGCTATCCTGACAGGCGATGCATGGCCTGACGCTGACTTTCAGGGACTGCTGTTAATCTCTCCAGAGGTTTGGTTGGCTGACCGCCTCAAAGGGCTGGGTGGGATACCTTTTGGCATTCCAACGATTTTTGATGGTGCCGATGACTTGGAAGAGTGGGCACGCGACCAACTGACTGCTGGCTTGCAACCTAGTGATTGGGACGATTTGATGCTGGCTTTTCCCCGCAAGATAAAGGCAATCCGGGATGCGCGGGTACAGCTAACAAAAGCCGTCTTTCAGCATCCAGCCAATCCTTACGAGTGCTGTCTGATTTCACCTGCTGAGCAAGACATCTTGAGACAGCTCTACGCGATCTTAGGGAATGTAATAGGAGTCGAAGGCAGGGAGAACCTTGTCGAGACAAGAATGGTTCCCTCTGGAGAGGGAGGGAGTGGGAGAGGGGGAGAATTTACTTTCTCACCGAATTTACCTCCGGCTTGGAGAATTTTTTGGCATCGATTGCAAGCAGAAGACCAACTCATGTGGGCAGAAATTGCTCGGAGTCAGGGTCAATTTTCTTTGTATTGCGGTCCTGTTGAGGTGGCAACGGCTTTAGCAAAAATCTGGCACCACGAGCCGGTGGTATTGATTGGTGCGGCACTGGATTTAGAGACAGAAGCGATCGCCTATCGTCAGCGGGTAGGATTGGGCAACTTAACGTGTCTGAAGTTTTCTCCAGATAGGCAGAACGAACTGATTCAGCTATATCTCCCCGATCGGTTGCCCATGCCAAATACACCCCAATTTCAGGGAGTTCTGATTCAAGAAGTCCAGAAGCTAGTTGAGACGATGGATTGGTCGCTGGCAGAGAATCCCAACATTCAAAGACTAGCGGTGATCTTGGTCGAGGATACGCCATTAAAAGCCCAGGTGGCATCTGTGATGGCCGCGGAGTTCGGCTCCCGCGTACAAGTGGAAAAAACCAGTTTGTCAAACAATGGCATTCTGGTTACGGGATGGGAATTCTGGCGGCATCATCAGGAGGTGTTGCCTGCGCCCCAGTTGCTAGTGATGGCAACATTGCCGATCCCTTCTCTAGAAAATCCCCTGGTAGCGGGTCGGGTAGCCCATTACAAGGAACAGCGGAAAGATTGGTTTCGCTTGTATCTGTTGCCGGTAGCTTTGAGTGAATTGCAGCGAGCGATCGCCCCCGTGCGAGAATGCCGAGGCGTCGTTGCTCTCCTCGATGGTCGCGTTAATAACCGCAGCTACGGCTCACAGGTGCTAGAAGCGCTGAGTCCTTTGGCTCGGATCAACTATTTGGACAGCAACTGGTTTACTAGCGATCGCTAG
- a CDS encoding DUF2839 domain-containing protein, with amino-acid sequence MGESKRRKEALKEKYGQDTYILPWVPITKTQAQQFVKVSGQGAWYGIGFLILFWVTIRFIGPSFGWWQVN; translated from the coding sequence ATGGGTGAATCCAAGCGTCGGAAAGAAGCACTCAAAGAGAAGTATGGTCAAGATACCTACATCCTTCCTTGGGTGCCGATTACCAAAACTCAGGCACAACAGTTTGTGAAAGTCTCCGGTCAGGGAGCTTGGTACGGTATCGGCTTCCTGATCCTGTTTTGGGTAACTATCCGCTTCATCGGACCTTCCTTTGGTTGGTGGCAGGTCAACTAG
- a CDS encoding DUF1815 family protein, whose translation MFLRLAEQHRQFVQDLVMNLQALAIVLEQRGYLASCYTCGGQMNSASFMVSLADNHLIRFLVSDYGITWTEMRDDRELMKLEGAEAICQLQDLANLVKYQIKPSEYRPAVPQRG comes from the coding sequence GTGTTTCTACGACTTGCAGAGCAACACCGTCAATTTGTACAGGATCTAGTGATGAACCTTCAAGCTCTGGCGATCGTGCTAGAGCAGCGAGGCTATTTGGCTTCTTGCTATACCTGCGGAGGCCAAATGAATAGCGCATCATTTATGGTTAGTCTCGCTGACAACCATCTAATTCGCTTTTTAGTCTCGGATTATGGGATCACCTGGACAGAAATGCGGGATGACCGTGAATTAATGAAGCTAGAGGGGGCTGAAGCGATTTGTCAGCTACAAGACCTAGCGAATCTAGTCAAATATCAAATCAAACCTTCTGAGTATCGTCCTGCCGTGCCCCAGCGAGGCTAA
- a CDS encoding alpha/beta hydrolase, with protein sequence MSMTALDCAWQHHFIETNNIRLHCVTQGEGELVILLHGFPEFWYSWRHQIPALARHFKVVVPDLRGYNDSDKPLSGYDLDTLSADIRGLIENLGYVRAHIVGHDWGGLIAWHLAQKFPDVLNRLAILNAPHPYRFWQELTGNLDHLRRSWYVLAFQIPGLPEWLIQQNLKDFVNNVFRGQAVRKGAFSAEDAQVYQAALAKPGVLAAAINYYRSSLSPQNWLHHWGRSPDPVTVPTLILWSEEDAFLNRKLTEGMERLISAPFNLKFISHCGHWMQQEVPHTVNRELLNFFRSPVLTGRKKSF encoded by the coding sequence ATGTCTATGACTGCCCTTGATTGTGCATGGCAACACCATTTTATTGAGACCAACAACATTCGCTTACATTGTGTCACCCAAGGAGAGGGAGAGCTAGTTATCCTGTTGCACGGGTTTCCAGAGTTTTGGTATTCCTGGCGGCATCAGATCCCAGCACTGGCTCGCCATTTTAAGGTGGTGGTTCCCGATTTACGGGGCTACAACGATTCGGATAAGCCCCTCAGTGGTTATGACCTAGATACTCTTAGCGCCGATATTCGGGGTCTGATTGAGAATTTAGGGTATGTTCGGGCACATATTGTTGGTCACGATTGGGGCGGATTGATCGCATGGCATCTAGCCCAGAAGTTTCCAGACGTTCTGAATCGTCTGGCTATTTTGAATGCGCCACACCCGTACAGGTTTTGGCAGGAATTGACGGGAAACCTGGATCACCTGCGTCGCAGCTGGTACGTTCTTGCGTTTCAAATTCCTGGTTTGCCAGAGTGGCTGATTCAGCAAAATTTAAAAGATTTTGTTAATAACGTGTTTCGCGGACAGGCAGTTCGCAAAGGCGCGTTTTCTGCCGAGGATGCCCAAGTGTATCAGGCAGCATTGGCAAAGCCTGGGGTTCTGGCGGCGGCGATTAACTACTATCGTTCCTCTTTGTCGCCTCAAAATTGGCTGCATCACTGGGGGCGATCGCCCGATCCCGTCACCGTGCCCACTTTGATTTTATGGAGCGAAGAAGATGCCTTTTTGAATCGAAAACTTACCGAAGGCATGGAACGCTTGATCTCGGCTCCTTTTAACCTAAAATTTATCAGTCACTGCGGTCACTGGATGCAGCAAGAAGTTCCCCATACCGTCAATCGAGAACTCTTAAACTTTTTCCGATCCCCAGTGTTAACTGGCAGGAAAAAAAGCTTCTAA
- a CDS encoding Npun_R2479 family HD domain-containing metalloprotein — protein sequence MFNATEILIDSFVQKIREGYRRTYGGYKPDYEDIIAWAGGMALENIANSDALYHNVEHSILVALVGQEILRGRHIREGGVSCEDWLHFILSLVCHDIGYVKGVCRLDRDYERLYATGQDAEMVSVPRGSSDASLTPYHVDRAKLFIEERFGGHKLIDAELIKRNIELTRFPVPKAEDHQDTVNYPGLVRASDLIGQLSDPRYLKKIGALYYEFEETGVNQALGYRHPGDLRRNYPKFYWHGVFPYIQDALRYLSLTQQGKQIIANLYSNVFVVEHESAEDERRQLEEQLVVGT from the coding sequence ATGTTTAACGCTACAGAAATTCTAATTGACTCTTTTGTTCAAAAGATTCGTGAAGGCTACCGACGCACTTACGGCGGCTACAAGCCCGACTACGAAGATATTATTGCCTGGGCGGGGGGTATGGCTCTGGAAAACATTGCCAATAGCGATGCCCTCTATCACAATGTCGAACACTCGATTTTAGTCGCTCTGGTCGGGCAAGAAATCTTGCGGGGTAGACACATCCGCGAGGGTGGGGTGTCCTGCGAAGACTGGTTGCACTTTATTCTCTCCTTGGTTTGCCATGATATTGGCTACGTGAAGGGCGTGTGTCGCCTAGATAGAGACTACGAAAGACTGTATGCGACGGGGCAAGATGCAGAAATGGTTTCCGTGCCTCGCGGATCTTCAGATGCCAGCTTGACACCGTATCACGTAGATCGAGCCAAACTCTTTATTGAAGAGCGCTTTGGTGGTCATAAACTGATTGATGCGGAATTGATCAAGCGCAATATTGAACTAACTCGTTTCCCAGTCCCAAAAGCAGAGGATCATCAAGATACGGTTAATTATCCGGGCTTGGTTCGGGCCTCTGATTTGATTGGTCAGTTAAGCGATCCCCGCTACCTGAAGAAAATTGGGGCGCTGTACTACGAGTTTGAGGAAACTGGCGTCAATCAAGCCTTAGGTTATCGGCATCCTGGAGACTTGCGGCGGAACTATCCCAAATTTTATTGGCATGGGGTATTTCCGTATATTCAAGATGCGCTGCGCTACCTGTCGCTAACTCAGCAAGGTAAACAAATCATTGCCAACCTCTACTCGAATGTGTTTGTTGTGGAACACGAAAGTGCCGAGGATGAGCGGAGGCAACTGGAAGAACAGTTAGTAGTTGGAACTTAG
- a CDS encoding ABC transporter permease has protein sequence MNWWQKLKNNPLARFGALILLIFYLSVIAADFVAPYRPCDSYDLSRGLCDVQPNTSLLPPTQIYWRNREGQFIGPHVYPTTQGPTDLETGDRKVIVDFQKPSPVRLFVQGPKYQLFQLRLPLPPKFDEVEIIRGIPFNWHLFGTLGEGKLNVLGTDEQGRDQFSRLLHGGRISLSIGLVGIAISFPLGLLVGGISGFFGGTTDSILMRFVEVLMTIPSLYLLVALAAVLPPGLTSAQRFLLIVLITSFVGWAGLARVIRGQVLSIKEREFVQAARAMGAKPLYIIIRHVLPQTATYVIISATLAIPGFIVAESVLSLIGLGIQQPDPSWGNMLSLATNASILVLQPWLIWPPALLIILTVLAFNLLGDGLRDALDPRSLRR, from the coding sequence ATGAACTGGTGGCAAAAACTTAAAAACAATCCCTTAGCTCGTTTTGGCGCTTTAATCCTGTTAATTTTTTACCTTAGCGTCATTGCAGCCGATTTTGTTGCCCCTTATCGTCCGTGTGACTCTTATGACCTGTCGCGTGGTCTGTGTGATGTGCAGCCAAATACATCTCTTCTGCCACCAACTCAGATTTACTGGCGCAACCGAGAGGGACAATTTATTGGACCACACGTTTATCCGACGACTCAGGGACCGACAGATTTAGAGACGGGGGATCGCAAAGTCATTGTAGATTTCCAAAAACCTTCACCCGTTCGCCTGTTTGTCCAGGGACCCAAATACCAACTGTTTCAGCTTCGCCTGCCGCTGCCACCCAAATTTGATGAAGTGGAAATTATTCGCGGTATTCCCTTTAATTGGCACCTCTTCGGCACTCTTGGGGAAGGCAAACTGAATGTGTTAGGCACCGACGAACAGGGGCGCGACCAGTTCAGCCGTCTGCTGCATGGGGGCAGAATCAGCCTCAGCATTGGTCTAGTGGGAATTGCCATATCTTTCCCTTTAGGTTTGTTGGTTGGGGGGATTTCTGGCTTTTTTGGAGGCACAACCGACAGCATCTTAATGCGCTTTGTGGAAGTGCTGATGACGATTCCCAGCCTTTATCTTTTGGTTGCCCTTGCCGCAGTGCTACCACCAGGACTGACAAGTGCCCAGCGATTCTTATTAATTGTACTGATTACCTCATTCGTCGGCTGGGCTGGGTTAGCACGGGTGATTCGGGGACAGGTGCTGTCCATTAAAGAGCGGGAATTTGTGCAAGCAGCACGCGCAATGGGTGCGAAACCGCTTTACATTATCATTCGTCATGTATTGCCTCAGACCGCTACCTACGTGATTATCTCGGCAACTTTGGCAATCCCTGGTTTTATCGTTGCGGAATCAGTGCTGAGTTTGATTGGGCTAGGAATTCAGCAGCCAGATCCTTCTTGGGGGAATATGCTATCGCTAGCAACAAATGCATCAATTTTGGTATTACAACCTTGGTTAATCTGGCCGCCAGCGCTGTTGATTATCCTTACCGTGTTAGCTTTTAACTTACTAGGTGATGGGCTGCGGGATGCTCTCGATCCCCGGAGTTTGCGGCGGTAA
- the tsaB gene encoding tRNA (adenosine(37)-N6)-threonylcarbamoyltransferase complex dimerization subunit type 1 TsaB, giving the protein MNSVKLDPTKYGLALHTSSPELGLALNNFAGDSRFQIWDLGRDLSTHLHHHLAEFIQPQTWADLEFICVAIGPGSFTGTRIGVVTARTLAQQLNIPLFSVSTLASVAWSEADKSKQQGNGNSEESSLNNAIAVQLPAQRGQLFTAIYQVSPSDSRLTQMLLDSVMTPAVWQQKLDSWHPYQLIDIAAGAGLGGTVSSVLELAYLDWQQGRRPHWSEVLPFYGQHPVEEKTSG; this is encoded by the coding sequence ATGAATTCCGTGAAGCTCGATCCAACAAAATATGGACTAGCACTGCATACCAGCAGTCCTGAACTAGGTCTCGCACTAAACAACTTTGCTGGAGATTCGCGCTTCCAAATTTGGGATTTAGGACGCGATTTATCCACCCATTTACACCATCATCTGGCTGAGTTTATTCAGCCGCAGACGTGGGCTGATTTGGAATTTATCTGTGTAGCAATCGGTCCAGGCAGCTTTACAGGGACTCGCATCGGCGTTGTTACAGCACGGACACTGGCGCAACAGCTGAATATTCCCCTGTTTTCCGTCTCTACACTGGCATCTGTGGCTTGGTCAGAAGCCGATAAAAGTAAACAACAAGGCAACGGAAACAGTGAAGAATCTTCACTCAACAATGCGATCGCTGTCCAATTACCAGCTCAACGGGGTCAATTATTTACCGCCATTTATCAAGTATCGCCATCCGATTCGAGACTCACTCAGATGTTACTAGATAGCGTAATGACACCGGCAGTATGGCAACAAAAGCTGGACAGTTGGCATCCCTATCAGCTAATTGATATCGCCGCTGGAGCTGGGCTAGGAGGAACCGTTTCGAGCGTACTAGAACTAGCCTATCTAGATTGGCAACAGGGAAGGCGTCCCCATTGGTCAGAAGTGCTACCCTTTTATGGTCAACACCCCGTTGAGGAGAAAACATCTGGGTAG
- a CDS encoding Npun_F5560 family protein, which produces MSQTDTPNLQTLQSDATRLREELQMRDQLVQQLSQELFRLVKGNANFMPRPEVSERHMAQMRALREQLQEVEQQVTFYQEQITTRDTEIYQLRQSVQELTDRSRMLEQVVQELPQIYRQKFAERMAPVREKVAMLQRENRQLHAELQSVSYRLAVRTRRTTTGLDLPSFPRAGVRNSPIPTFGHA; this is translated from the coding sequence GTGAGCCAGACCGACACGCCAAACCTACAAACGCTTCAATCTGACGCAACTCGCCTGCGCGAAGAGTTGCAGATGCGAGACCAACTGGTTCAACAGTTGTCTCAAGAACTATTCCGGCTGGTTAAGGGCAATGCCAACTTTATGCCCAGACCGGAAGTGTCTGAGCGGCACATGGCTCAGATGAGAGCGCTGCGAGAACAACTGCAAGAGGTCGAGCAGCAGGTAACGTTCTATCAGGAACAGATTACGACCCGCGACACCGAAATTTATCAATTGCGGCAGTCTGTACAGGAATTGACCGACCGCAGCCGGATGCTAGAGCAAGTGGTGCAGGAGTTGCCACAGATTTATCGCCAGAAATTTGCCGAACGCATGGCACCCGTGCGGGAGAAAGTAGCGATGCTGCAACGGGAAAATCGTCAACTCCATGCTGAGTTGCAAAGTGTGAGTTACCGTCTAGCTGTCAGAACCCGTCGCACGACGACCGGACTCGATCTGCCCAGTTTCCCCCGTGCAGGTGTTCGTAATAGCCCGATTCCAACCTTTGGTCATGCGTAA
- a CDS encoding phosphoglucomutase/phosphomannomutase family protein encodes MSAASSSNKIKFGTDGWRGIIADDFTFANVCKVTRAIASYLENAYSKDRPVLVAYDTRFLADQFARTAAEVLVDAGWTVKIVDRDCPTPVIAYNAKLLNSAGALMFTASHNPAPYCGIKYIPDYAGPATPEITDTIVANIESATDEPPSGNNANKISTFDPKPDYLQFIYTLLDVERIKSAGLKVKYDALYSTSRGYLDTVLERCGCDTESFHTYRDVLFGGGMPEPKGEELIGLVEAVKKDGADLGLATDGDSDRFGIVDEQGNVLTPNTVLLLLARHLVKNKGKTGAIVRTVATTHLLDNLAAKYGLEIYETAVGFKYIGEKMRETQVLIGGEESGGLSIIGHIPEKDGILADMLVAEAIAYEGKPLSQLVEEVIAEADGPLYNKRLDLHLNDAHKAAVIDDFTKNPPAEVAGIKVKEVGRKDGIKLYLEEGSWILLRPSGTEPLMRVYLETNTPEKMTQIAQQMEQTINQLEPVTV; translated from the coding sequence ATGAGTGCAGCCAGCAGTTCAAACAAGATTAAATTTGGCACCGATGGATGGCGGGGGATTATCGCCGATGACTTTACCTTCGCTAATGTGTGTAAAGTAACGCGGGCGATCGCAAGTTATCTCGAAAATGCCTATTCCAAAGACCGTCCCGTCTTAGTAGCTTACGATACCCGTTTTTTAGCCGACCAATTCGCCCGGACTGCCGCTGAAGTTTTGGTAGATGCCGGGTGGACGGTGAAAATTGTCGATCGAGATTGCCCGACACCAGTCATTGCTTACAACGCTAAGCTTCTCAACTCTGCTGGGGCACTGATGTTCACCGCCAGTCATAACCCGGCTCCCTATTGCGGCATCAAATACATCCCCGATTACGCAGGACCGGCTACGCCGGAAATTACGGATACAATCGTAGCAAATATTGAAAGTGCTACGGATGAACCGCCGAGTGGCAACAATGCCAATAAGATTTCCACCTTTGATCCCAAGCCAGATTATCTCCAGTTTATTTACACCCTGCTGGATGTAGAGCGAATCAAGAGCGCAGGGCTAAAAGTGAAGTATGACGCTCTCTACTCGACTTCTCGCGGCTACCTGGATACTGTCTTAGAGCGCTGTGGTTGCGATACAGAGTCATTCCACACCTACCGCGATGTTCTCTTTGGTGGTGGAATGCCAGAACCGAAGGGAGAGGAATTGATTGGACTCGTCGAAGCAGTGAAAAAAGACGGGGCAGATTTAGGTTTGGCGACGGATGGAGATAGCGATCGCTTCGGCATTGTTGACGAACAAGGAAACGTGCTGACGCCGAACACGGTGCTGCTGTTGCTGGCGCGTCACCTAGTCAAGAACAAAGGTAAAACTGGTGCAATTGTCCGCACCGTTGCCACCACCCATCTGCTGGATAACCTCGCCGCTAAGTACGGCTTGGAAATCTACGAAACAGCAGTAGGTTTCAAATACATCGGCGAGAAAATGCGCGAGACGCAGGTATTGATCGGCGGTGAAGAATCAGGCGGATTGAGCATTATCGGGCATATTCCTGAAAAAGACGGGATTTTAGCCGATATGCTAGTTGCAGAAGCGATCGCTTACGAAGGCAAGCCTTTAAGTCAGCTAGTAGAAGAAGTAATCGCAGAAGCCGATGGTCCTCTGTACAACAAACGTCTCGATTTGCACTTAAATGACGCCCACAAAGCCGCTGTCATCGATGATTTCACCAAAAATCCCCCAGCAGAAGTGGCAGGAATTAAAGTGAAAGAAGTAGGGCGCAAAGACGGGATTAAACTCTACTTAGAAGAAGGCAGTTGGATACTCCTGCGTCCTTCGGGAACAGAACCGCTAATGCGGGTTTATCTGGAAACGAACACTCCAGAAAAAATGACCCAAATTGCCCAGCAAATGGAACAAACTATTAACCAACTGGAACCCGTCACAGTCTAA